A single window of Candidatus Obscuribacter sp. DNA harbors:
- a CDS encoding RNA polymerase sigma factor RpoD/SigA: protein MSEIDDLDLPAQTAFKLYMSQAKKIPLLKAEEEMDLAIRSKKGGWDGKRAEEALIVANLRLVVSMAWKYVRQDLELDDLVQEGNCGLMKAIAKFDPKRGLRLSTYASWWIRMSITRYSKNNGRLIRLPVHRVTKIHDLHKAINTLKQYGPDPNIAEVAAYLNVSIKVVNQLLKESEYPLSLSAPLSGATSDAGDQEQELGENIEDNLFASPYAAALEREFTANLYGAFAKLTDREADILSLRFGLGEAEPETLESISQKYGLTRERVRQIEVAALKKLRSGESGKILRQYL from the coding sequence ATGAGCGAAATAGATGATCTAGATTTACCTGCGCAGACAGCCTTTAAGCTGTACATGTCGCAGGCGAAAAAAATACCTTTGCTCAAAGCAGAGGAAGAAATGGATCTGGCGATACGTTCCAAGAAAGGTGGTTGGGACGGCAAGAGGGCTGAAGAAGCTTTGATTGTCGCCAACTTGCGTCTTGTAGTGTCGATGGCATGGAAGTATGTCCGGCAGGATCTTGAGTTGGACGACCTGGTACAAGAAGGCAATTGCGGCTTGATGAAAGCGATTGCTAAGTTCGATCCAAAACGAGGACTACGTTTATCAACTTATGCCAGTTGGTGGATTCGGATGAGCATCACGCGTTACTCAAAAAACAATGGTCGTTTGATAAGGCTGCCAGTGCACAGAGTGACTAAAATTCACGACCTGCACAAAGCCATCAATACTCTCAAACAGTATGGACCAGACCCCAATATTGCTGAAGTAGCTGCGTATTTGAACGTCAGCATCAAAGTGGTCAACCAGCTGTTAAAGGAGTCAGAGTACCCATTGTCCCTATCGGCGCCGCTCTCTGGTGCCACCAGTGACGCAGGCGACCAAGAGCAAGAGCTTGGCGAAAACATAGAGGATAACCTATTTGCTAGTCCCTATGCAGCAGCGCTTGAACGCGAATTTACAGCCAATCTGTATGGTGCTTTTGCCAAGTTGACTGATAGAGAAGCTGACATCCTCTCCTTACGTTTTGGTCTCGGTGAAGCCGAACCAGAGACGTTGGAGTCGATCAGCCAAAAGTACGGACTCACTCGTGAGCGTGTTCGCCAGATAGAAGTCGCAGCCCTCAAGAAATTGAGGTCGGGTGAATCTGGCAAAATCTTGCGACAGTACCTCTAG
- a CDS encoding (2Fe-2S)-binding protein codes for MYVCICTPVTDSAIRDAVAKGNTNWKTLCKDLHIAQQCGKCGNCARALYQDILSKQQKPSSCCQK; via the coding sequence ATGTACGTCTGTATTTGTACACCTGTCACTGATTCAGCTATCCGCGATGCAGTGGCAAAAGGCAACACCAACTGGAAAACACTCTGCAAAGACCTGCACATCGCACAACAGTGTGGTAAATGCGGCAATTGTGCCAGAGCGCTCTACCAGGACATTTTATCTAAACAACAAAAGCCGTCATCTTGTTGCCAAAAATAG
- a CDS encoding peptidoglycan-binding domain-containing protein — protein sequence MLPSGKSWVSQFPTSKSVDDLISPFRENLQAFLSALAKAGASVTINATYRPVERAYLMHYAFRIAREGLSPLDVPAMDGVDIQWNHLDSAGKLDIVASRRAAQDMVAAYGIAFKPALRSNHTARLAVDMSIGWSGSLSIVNASGKKVVITSSPRSGSNTDLIRVGKTYGVIKLVSDPPHWSQNGRFRVKH from the coding sequence ATGCTTCCTTCAGGGAAATCGTGGGTCAGTCAATTCCCCACAAGTAAAAGTGTCGATGACCTGATATCGCCTTTTCGTGAAAATCTCCAAGCCTTTCTTTCAGCGCTTGCAAAGGCTGGTGCTAGTGTCACAATCAATGCCACCTATCGTCCGGTGGAACGCGCTTACTTGATGCACTATGCCTTCCGTATTGCTCGTGAAGGTTTGAGCCCATTGGATGTGCCTGCTATGGACGGTGTCGATATCCAATGGAACCATCTTGATAGCGCCGGCAAACTCGATATCGTGGCATCGCGGCGCGCCGCTCAAGACATGGTGGCAGCCTATGGCATTGCTTTTAAACCCGCTCTAAGAAGCAATCATACCGCCCGTCTTGCTGTAGACATGTCGATTGGTTGGTCTGGTAGCTTGAGCATCGTCAATGCCTCGGGCAAAAAGGTCGTCATTACTTCTAGCCCCAGGTCTGGTTCCAACACCGATCTAATCAGGGTGGGCAAGACTTATGGTGTGATCAAGCTGGTCTCGGACCCGCCGCACTGGAGTCAAAATGGTCGCTTCAGAGTGAAGCACTGA
- a CDS encoding ABC transporter ATP-binding protein/permease: MKSANNALPWKRLWKIGRPFWVSEKRNIAMLHLIAVLILLSANALLAVFVNYTAGHFMTAIEQKSITEFYHYLLVYIGAFLVVTPVHVFYDLMRTRLALVWRKWLSARLFSLYYSDLAYYKLSKNNEIDNPDQRMTQDVDSFCNSSVGLFISVLDAVVNVSMFIGLLWAISPTLTYTVIAYSAGGSLIVVLIGKALVKLNFKQFKVEADLRYSLTETRRDAESIALSRSEHIALAQANGQLDSIIDNLMSIMLVHRNIQFFTGAYNRLMPLIPAAIIAPLYFKGAAPFGDITQATMAFTSVFQGATIIISHFSGISTYTAIVNRIGSFIESVEALKPEDATAEKQIEVKEGAIVTFDQVSILTPDLSKLMVDNLCVSVSEGQGLVIRGADGSGKSALLRSLAGIWTSGSGVMTRPPVADMLFVGQQFYIARSSLREALGGSSVDGGRQGTRYHHILTQVQLPDLVKRCGGLDTPQHWRTVLSLSEQQKLNIARAIFTRPKWIIMDEATSALDGETEKLYCQMLKDHGITIISTSRSSNLSYPHEHQLNLSVHGYWEFIPAQTVTKTA; encoded by the coding sequence ATGAAAAGCGCAAACAATGCTTTACCATGGAAGCGGCTGTGGAAAATTGGTAGACCGTTCTGGGTCTCAGAAAAACGCAATATTGCCATGCTGCATCTAATTGCAGTACTGATTTTGCTTTCGGCCAATGCCCTGCTTGCTGTTTTTGTTAACTACACCGCCGGTCACTTTATGACGGCAATTGAGCAAAAGTCGATAACAGAGTTTTATCACTACTTGCTCGTCTATATCGGTGCCTTTCTTGTGGTGACACCAGTCCATGTCTTTTATGACTTGATGCGCACAAGACTGGCTCTGGTATGGCGTAAATGGCTATCGGCAAGGCTCTTCAGTCTGTACTACAGCGACCTTGCTTACTACAAATTGAGCAAAAACAACGAGATCGATAACCCGGATCAACGGATGACACAGGATGTCGACTCATTCTGCAACTCTTCAGTAGGTCTGTTCATTTCTGTTTTGGATGCGGTAGTCAATGTATCGATGTTTATTGGTCTGCTCTGGGCAATATCACCGACTCTGACTTACACCGTAATTGCTTACTCAGCCGGAGGATCATTGATTGTCGTATTAATAGGCAAAGCACTGGTCAAGCTTAACTTCAAACAATTTAAAGTGGAAGCAGACTTACGCTACAGCCTCACTGAAACAAGACGTGATGCTGAGTCCATTGCTCTGAGCCGCAGTGAACATATTGCTCTGGCACAAGCCAACGGACAACTAGATAGCATCATCGACAATCTCATGTCAATCATGCTAGTACACCGTAATATCCAGTTTTTTACCGGTGCTTACAACAGATTGATGCCACTTATACCTGCCGCCATAATTGCACCGCTTTATTTTAAAGGTGCAGCTCCATTTGGCGACATCACCCAGGCCACAATGGCTTTTACCAGCGTCTTTCAGGGAGCGACAATTATAATCAGTCACTTTAGTGGTATCTCCACTTACACTGCCATTGTTAATCGCATTGGCTCCTTTATCGAATCGGTGGAAGCGCTTAAACCCGAAGACGCCACAGCTGAAAAGCAGATAGAAGTGAAAGAAGGCGCTATTGTCACTTTTGACCAGGTCTCTATTCTCACTCCTGACTTGAGCAAACTAATGGTGGACAACCTTTGTGTTAGCGTCAGTGAAGGCCAAGGACTGGTGATCAGAGGTGCCGACGGCTCGGGCAAATCAGCGCTTCTGCGATCGCTGGCTGGTATATGGACAAGCGGCAGTGGCGTAATGACTCGACCGCCAGTGGCTGACATGCTTTTTGTGGGACAGCAATTTTACATTGCCCGCTCTTCATTGAGAGAAGCTCTAGGTGGTTCATCAGTCGATGGTGGCAGACAAGGGACCAGATACCACCACATCCTCACCCAGGTCCAACTACCAGATCTGGTCAAGCGTTGCGGTGGTCTGGATACACCTCAACACTGGCGCACTGTACTCTCCTTGAGCGAACAGCAAAAGCTAAATATCGCCAGAGCTATATTTACGCGCCCCAAATGGATCATCATGGATGAGGCTACGAGTGCTCTTGATGGCGAAACTGAAAAACTCTATTGCCAGATGCTCAAGGACCATGGCATCACAATCATAAGCACTAGCAGAAGCTCCAACCTGTCTTACCCTCATGAACACCAGCTCAACTTGAGTGTGCATGGATATTGGGAGTTTATTCCAGCTCAGACAGTGACAAAAACGGCTTGA
- a CDS encoding YqhA family protein, producing MKLQIEKIIFGGRIILLPMYLGLILALAAYAAKYIVHVAELLMHFLSYDESQILVSVLHLLDIIMVSHLIVMVMIGGYVLFIGSSDDMDENTPNTLPKLKWLGHLDPGALKVKMGMAIVGVSSIHLLEAFVNAAHESSDYLVKLTVIHLVFVISTMAVAAVNRFAFKHDEQSH from the coding sequence ATGAAATTACAGATAGAAAAAATCATCTTTGGTGGAAGAATAATACTTTTACCAATGTATCTGGGGCTCATCCTGGCGTTAGCAGCCTATGCTGCAAAATACATCGTCCATGTTGCCGAACTGCTCATGCATTTTTTGAGCTATGACGAAAGTCAAATCCTTGTATCGGTGCTACATCTGCTCGACATCATCATGGTCAGCCATCTGATTGTGATGGTGATGATAGGCGGATATGTCCTCTTTATCGGCAGCTCCGATGATATGGATGAAAACACACCCAATACACTACCCAAGCTCAAATGGCTCGGACACCTTGATCCTGGCGCCTTAAAAGTAAAAATGGGTATGGCGATTGTGGGAGTATCTAGCATTCATTTGCTAGAAGCTTTTGTCAACGCCGCCCACGAAAGCTCCGACTATCTAGTAAAACTGACGGTAATTCACCTGGTCTTTGTTATCTCGACCATGGCTGTAGCCGCCGTCAATCGCTTTGCCTTTAAGCATGACGAACAGTCGCACTAA
- a CDS encoding acyl-CoA/acyl-ACP dehydrogenase — MSTDNTHNIKPVDSKDPDIDLLGDSLTRAGKSEGEIEAVKILDQAQVHADSQRAKPGVIQQALLGRELDLALFACMADKSELTNSTARFVLNQSLATGFKYADNILGPDGKVNPDLIKDLAKAGYWGLPIPKKWGGAGASKFFCGRAIVTMGSSVGEIIGGLLSIERLIGAAGPLIWKGTDEQRERLLRPLAEGLVRSGFGGTEPSVGCNITKASTYGVIEGDEVVVYGEKLFISNAWYGHQIALLLQIDNKLRVLITDLPEADSEQFSIVNYGIHALRHIHNKGIKFNGLRVPLANLLEGDGLAIIFHDLDEGRFAVAATAAARIRRILSSCVPWVHFRETFGEKLHTRQYIQYLMALQAAYLVGSETLVDWSASLIDNGYQGDVSSMIAKTKATDWLRQCATELGMFTHGGRFVLDGHTIGDNLADDMVSSVYEGPNPMLGKACVKSMAKAFIEVYFKPLMVEMVKAELDIGTLMRGNLKAVGHVLSKLGKIWKNRKGLTSATGKLLGYITNVSLKAPPVKNGAALPADFADHLKFARKAWFKWRRNFVLNVLKYQDKLADEDLLMLEDFYEPMANIATMLCAIRASKDAVADNDEATFNALNMLCLEMRVKLAGEKRTSKRYKRAVKETAALVISGQMRQLGHVPTGTILREY, encoded by the coding sequence ATGTCTACTGATAATACTCACAATATTAAGCCCGTTGACAGCAAAGACCCTGATATTGATTTGCTTGGCGACTCTCTAACTAGAGCGGGCAAATCCGAAGGCGAAATCGAAGCAGTCAAAATACTGGATCAAGCACAAGTTCACGCTGATAGTCAGCGAGCGAAACCAGGCGTGATACAACAAGCTCTCTTGGGCAGAGAATTGGACCTGGCTCTGTTTGCCTGTATGGCAGACAAAAGCGAGCTGACTAACTCAACAGCCCGCTTTGTTCTTAACCAAAGTCTGGCCACAGGATTTAAGTACGCTGACAACATCTTGGGTCCTGACGGCAAGGTCAATCCAGACTTGATAAAAGACCTGGCCAAAGCTGGTTACTGGGGTCTTCCGATTCCCAAAAAATGGGGCGGAGCCGGTGCCAGCAAATTCTTCTGCGGTAGAGCCATTGTCACAATGGGCTCCTCTGTAGGAGAAATCATCGGCGGCTTACTATCCATCGAGCGTCTCATTGGCGCTGCTGGTCCACTAATCTGGAAAGGCACCGATGAACAAAGAGAAAGACTTTTAAGACCACTAGCAGAGGGTCTTGTGCGCTCTGGCTTTGGCGGCACCGAACCATCAGTTGGCTGTAACATCACAAAAGCCAGCACCTATGGCGTCATCGAAGGCGATGAAGTCGTAGTTTATGGCGAAAAGTTGTTTATCTCCAATGCCTGGTACGGTCATCAAATCGCCTTGTTGTTGCAAATCGACAACAAATTGCGTGTGCTGATTACCGACTTGCCTGAGGCAGATAGTGAGCAATTCTCTATCGTCAACTACGGCATCCATGCCTTGAGACACATTCACAACAAAGGTATCAAGTTTAACGGACTGCGTGTGCCATTAGCCAATTTGCTTGAAGGCGATGGACTGGCTATCATCTTCCATGATCTTGATGAAGGACGTTTTGCGGTTGCTGCAACTGCTGCTGCTCGCATCAGACGCATCCTCTCTAGCTGTGTACCCTGGGTGCATTTTAGAGAGACCTTTGGCGAAAAGTTGCACACCAGACAGTACATCCAGTACTTAATGGCGCTGCAAGCGGCCTACCTGGTCGGCAGCGAGACACTGGTGGACTGGTCGGCATCCTTGATTGATAACGGCTACCAGGGTGACGTCAGCTCGATGATTGCTAAAACCAAAGCAACAGACTGGCTGCGCCAATGCGCTACTGAGCTTGGTATGTTCACTCATGGCGGGCGCTTTGTCCTTGATGGTCACACCATCGGCGACAACTTAGCAGACGACATGGTCTCCTCAGTCTATGAAGGTCCAAATCCAATGCTAGGCAAAGCCTGCGTCAAATCAATGGCCAAAGCCTTTATCGAGGTTTATTTCAAACCATTGATGGTGGAAATGGTCAAAGCTGAACTGGATATCGGTACACTGATGCGCGGCAATTTAAAAGCGGTTGGTCACGTATTAAGCAAGCTGGGCAAAATCTGGAAAAACCGCAAGGGTCTGACCAGCGCCACTGGTAAGTTATTGGGCTACATCACAAATGTTAGCCTCAAAGCACCACCAGTCAAAAACGGCGCGGCTCTACCTGCTGACTTTGCCGACCACCTCAAATTTGCTCGCAAAGCCTGGTTTAAATGGCGTCGTAACTTTGTCTTAAACGTCCTCAAATATCAAGACAAATTGGCTGACGAAGACCTTTTGATGCTGGAGGACTTTTATGAGCCAATGGCCAATATCGCGACAATGCTGTGCGCGATAAGGGCTAGCAAAGATGCCGTCGCGGACAATGACGAAGCAACCTTCAACGCACTAAACATGCTGTGCCTGGAGATGCGTGTCAAATTGGCGGGCGAAAAACGCACCAGCAAACGTTACAAAAGAGCGGTAAAAGAAACAGCAGCTCTGGTCATCTCTGGACAAATGCGTCAGCTGGGTCACGTACCTACTGGCACAATCCTGAGAGAGTATTGA
- a CDS encoding CPBP family intramembrane metalloprotease produces the protein MKFDTISTAIKSGIPAMCWAFSATLAILVAALIGYGLAWPIFYLVTTIEALKPYTPAIAEVIFTLGTTATPLVMCYLYFTGHARFITGLSQKLPTFMHLDHHLPGFPAVFGLSYRKSGISFKKIALWAIAGLAAVYAFDYLTGNLILTAPEAVNGEAPVAGGQSVEQTLTMMSGINLVISSLMMAIVAAFMEEVLFRGFVLNLWRTAFATEAASLANSSGKFGRFMHKALVYTGSTMAVVIAATLFALPHLDNLLSQFFFGLVAGFIYLQSRSVWTPVLMHVLNNSVLPVMLLVGYLSGPAAPLTGPFNASSATGTPQVQTDHGHDHKAKSESNLIPAAPAPGTVKNVTQADIDQETFNASGNVFMQICETKDCASQRAIMESLAKQFPQVEVYQADKALVPALVAILDQQIAAAAKDPSAPPQSYPLYLYANANLNVAPGNVKDEQSLKKFIETNFTEYDDAQPKAASPQQDNKFHSKLCNPQNEGAFDGKKQYDCVYDTLVNTDLALRDVTKRRAFINKFEHKYDKLGLLSDQAATTRAIAEMINDLGEMHTTFLPKERYDDMMESMDASLVGIGAPLTRLNQASKLKALGDYPDRDAYMALQKITEETPAVIFPAPQEGTPAALVGLKVGDRITAVNGRSNIGRTLTEVVGDIRGKAGETVELTISRPKGTTFETFPVKIVRAKVQTKEASLKMLDNGYAVISISAFGNRVSQEFSEALYQACTGKTLPADDKAVIDLAKTYNPKADCKLKGLSIDLRGNPGGRLDQVTEMMQTLMKEGTIISNIARNGDSVVEVRDSVTTTRYVREAFVDGKSVDKKEYPRMWQIVPEGTPIVAIVDSGSASASEIMSASLQVNGLATVVGQPSFGKEVGQSIIPIDFGAALKVTTFRFQPGGKPLGVAVLPDFVADADTAYMDNPLTETDDVIDRANAVLDMGPAALAASKSAATVANKTALAEKTAKEHEVRDQKIFASLKAGNP, from the coding sequence ATGAAATTCGATACTATTTCCACCGCTATAAAAAGCGGTATACCTGCCATGTGCTGGGCATTTAGTGCCACACTGGCGATTTTAGTGGCGGCTCTTATAGGTTATGGACTTGCCTGGCCGATCTTTTATCTTGTTACGACCATCGAAGCGCTAAAGCCTTACACACCGGCGATTGCGGAAGTAATCTTTACCCTGGGCACCACCGCTACACCGCTTGTGATGTGCTATCTGTATTTCACAGGACATGCTCGCTTTATTACCGGGCTGAGTCAGAAGCTGCCTACTTTTATGCATCTGGACCATCACCTGCCGGGTTTTCCCGCAGTGTTTGGTTTAAGTTATCGCAAAAGCGGTATCAGCTTCAAAAAGATAGCCCTGTGGGCCATCGCTGGTTTAGCAGCGGTCTACGCCTTTGACTATTTAACCGGCAACCTGATTTTGACTGCTCCTGAGGCTGTCAACGGCGAAGCTCCAGTAGCTGGTGGACAGAGCGTTGAGCAGACTTTGACCATGATGAGTGGTATCAATCTGGTCATCTCCTCATTGATGATGGCGATAGTAGCGGCATTCATGGAAGAAGTCTTGTTTCGCGGTTTTGTCCTCAACTTGTGGCGCACAGCTTTTGCCACAGAGGCAGCCTCGCTAGCAAATTCCAGCGGCAAATTTGGACGCTTCATGCACAAAGCGCTTGTCTACACTGGCAGCACAATGGCTGTAGTCATTGCCGCAACTCTATTTGCTTTGCCGCATCTGGATAACTTGCTAAGCCAATTTTTCTTTGGACTGGTGGCCGGCTTTATCTATTTGCAAAGCCGCTCTGTCTGGACACCGGTACTTATGCACGTGCTAAACAACTCTGTTTTGCCTGTGATGTTACTGGTCGGTTATCTATCTGGTCCTGCCGCACCACTGACTGGCCCCTTTAATGCTTCCAGTGCAACTGGCACACCACAAGTACAAACAGATCATGGACACGACCACAAAGCCAAAAGCGAGAGCAACCTGATACCAGCAGCTCCCGCTCCTGGTACTGTCAAAAACGTTACACAAGCCGACATTGACCAAGAGACTTTTAACGCCTCGGGCAATGTCTTTATGCAAATCTGCGAAACAAAGGACTGCGCCAGTCAAAGAGCAATCATGGAGAGTCTGGCTAAGCAATTTCCCCAAGTGGAAGTGTATCAAGCCGACAAAGCACTGGTGCCAGCTCTGGTAGCCATCCTTGACCAACAAATAGCCGCTGCGGCAAAAGACCCCAGTGCACCACCGCAATCTTACCCACTTTATCTTTATGCCAATGCCAACTTAAACGTGGCACCAGGCAATGTCAAAGATGAGCAGTCGCTGAAGAAGTTTATCGAAACTAACTTCACCGAATACGATGATGCGCAGCCAAAAGCGGCTAGTCCCCAACAAGACAACAAATTTCACAGCAAACTTTGCAATCCTCAAAATGAAGGAGCTTTTGACGGCAAAAAACAGTACGACTGCGTCTATGACACACTGGTCAACACCGACCTGGCGTTGAGAGACGTGACCAAAAGACGTGCTTTTATCAACAAATTTGAGCACAAATACGACAAACTAGGCTTGCTGTCTGATCAAGCTGCAACCACCCGCGCCATTGCTGAAATGATCAATGACCTGGGCGAAATGCACACAACGTTTTTGCCAAAAGAACGCTATGACGACATGATGGAAAGCATGGATGCCAGTTTGGTAGGCATTGGTGCACCACTGACCCGTCTCAATCAAGCAAGCAAGCTAAAAGCACTGGGTGACTACCCTGACAGGGATGCCTATATGGCTCTGCAAAAAATCACTGAAGAAACACCTGCAGTAATTTTTCCTGCACCACAAGAAGGTACACCGGCAGCACTGGTTGGCTTAAAAGTGGGCGACCGCATCACCGCTGTTAACGGCAGATCAAACATTGGTCGCACTCTGACAGAAGTAGTTGGTGATATCCGGGGCAAAGCTGGAGAAACTGTCGAACTGACAATCTCGAGACCCAAAGGTACTACCTTCGAGACATTTCCTGTAAAAATTGTCAGAGCCAAAGTACAAACCAAAGAAGCCTCTCTAAAAATGCTAGACAATGGCTACGCGGTTATTAGTATCAGTGCTTTTGGCAACCGTGTTTCGCAAGAATTTAGCGAAGCTCTTTATCAGGCCTGCACAGGCAAAACCCTGCCAGCCGACGACAAGGCCGTCATCGACCTGGCAAAAACTTACAACCCCAAAGCTGATTGCAAGCTCAAAGGTCTAAGTATCGACTTGCGCGGCAACCCAGGCGGTAGGCTGGATCAAGTCACAGAGATGATGCAAACCTTGATGAAAGAAGGCACAATTATCTCTAACATCGCAAGAAATGGTGACAGCGTCGTTGAAGTGAGAGACTCAGTTACCACAACAAGATATGTCCGCGAAGCCTTTGTCGACGGTAAAAGCGTCGATAAAAAGGAGTATCCGCGGATGTGGCAAATCGTACCAGAAGGCACACCAATAGTAGCGATTGTAGACTCTGGCAGTGCCAGCGCGTCTGAAATCATGTCAGCAAGCTTGCAGGTCAACGGTCTGGCAACAGTCGTTGGTCAGCCGAGCTTTGGCAAAGAAGTTGGTCAGTCAATAATCCCAATTGACTTTGGTGCCGCTCTTAAGGTCACGACCTTCCGCTTCCAACCAGGTGGCAAACCTCTTGGTGTGGCTGTATTACCGGACTTTGTCGCCGATGCTGACACTGCTTACATGGACAACCCACTGACTGAAACCGATGATGTCATCGATAGAGCAAACGCAGTACTGGACATGGGACCAGCCGCTCTAGCAGCCAGTAAATCAGCCGCCACAGTAGCGAACAAAACTGCTCTAGCTGAAAAAACAGCAAAAGAGCACGAAGTGCGCGACCAAAAAATCTTTGCCTCGCTCAAAGCAGGCAACCCTTAA